One genomic region from Knoellia sp. p5-6-4 encodes:
- a CDS encoding LutB/LldF family L-lactate oxidation iron-sulfur protein encodes MSTFLGMPRGGDDVVPGPPADTGVGRLTGSRPFPAAAREALGNSRLRRNLSHATSTIRAKRAQVVQEVPDWEELRDAGSAVKAATLARLPELLEELEANVTARGGVVHWARDAAEANAVVTSVVLATGADEVVKVKSMATQEIGLNEALEAAGVTALETDLAELIVQLADDRPSHILVPAIHRGRAEIRQIFAERMPGVDASTLTDDPAVLAAAARAHLREAFLRARVAVSGANFAVAQTGTLAVVESEGNGRMCLTLPQTLITVMGIEKVVPTWSDLEVFLQLLPRSSTGERMNPYTSTWSGVTPGDGPQEFHLVLLDNGRSRVLADESGRAALHCIRCSACLNVCPVYERAGGHAYGSVYPGPIGAVLTPQLTGLTGEDDPNDSLPYASSLCGACYDVCPVKINIPELLVQLRAEHTQTHAERHRLPTAEAAAMRAAAWVMGDARRFARAGRAAGAGRHGIRKGRPVVPLPPPLSGWTSSRDVPQPPSETFRDWWARTRGGQS; translated from the coding sequence ATGAGCACCTTCCTCGGTATGCCGCGTGGCGGCGACGACGTCGTCCCGGGCCCGCCCGCGGACACCGGGGTGGGTCGGCTGACCGGCAGCCGTCCCTTCCCCGCCGCGGCCCGGGAGGCCCTGGGCAACTCCCGCCTGCGGCGCAACCTCTCGCACGCGACGTCGACGATCCGCGCCAAGCGGGCCCAGGTGGTGCAGGAGGTCCCCGACTGGGAGGAGCTGCGCGACGCCGGCTCTGCGGTGAAAGCCGCCACGCTGGCCCGCCTGCCCGAGCTCCTCGAGGAGCTCGAGGCCAACGTCACCGCCCGCGGCGGCGTCGTGCACTGGGCTCGCGACGCCGCGGAGGCCAACGCGGTCGTCACCTCCGTGGTGCTGGCCACCGGAGCCGACGAGGTCGTCAAGGTGAAGTCCATGGCGACCCAGGAGATCGGCCTCAACGAGGCGCTCGAGGCCGCGGGCGTCACCGCCCTCGAGACAGACCTCGCCGAGCTGATCGTCCAGCTCGCCGACGACCGCCCGTCCCACATCCTCGTGCCGGCGATCCACCGCGGCCGGGCCGAGATCCGCCAGATCTTCGCGGAACGGATGCCCGGCGTGGACGCCTCGACGCTCACCGACGACCCCGCCGTCCTCGCCGCTGCCGCCCGTGCCCACCTGCGCGAGGCCTTCCTGAGGGCGCGGGTGGCCGTTTCGGGCGCGAACTTCGCGGTGGCTCAAACCGGAACGCTTGCCGTCGTCGAGTCCGAGGGCAACGGCCGGATGTGCCTGACCCTCCCGCAGACGCTGATCACCGTGATGGGCATCGAGAAGGTCGTGCCCACCTGGTCGGACCTCGAGGTGTTCCTGCAGCTGCTGCCGCGCTCCTCCACGGGTGAGCGCATGAACCCCTACACCTCCACCTGGAGTGGGGTCACGCCGGGCGACGGCCCCCAGGAGTTCCACCTGGTGCTCCTCGACAACGGCCGGTCGCGGGTGCTCGCCGACGAGTCCGGCCGCGCCGCGCTGCACTGCATCCGTTGCTCCGCCTGCCTCAACGTCTGCCCCGTCTACGAGCGCGCCGGCGGCCATGCCTACGGCTCGGTCTACCCGGGTCCCATCGGCGCCGTGCTCACGCCCCAGCTGACGGGGCTGACCGGCGAGGACGACCCGAACGACTCGCTGCCCTACGCCTCCTCCCTCTGCGGGGCCTGCTACGACGTGTGCCCGGTGAAGATCAACATCCCCGAGCTCCTGGTCCAGCTGCGGGCCGAGCACACCCAGACCCACGCGGAGCGGCACCGCCTGCCGACCGCCGAGGCGGCAGCGATGCGGGCCGCGGCCTGGGTCATGGGCGATGCCCGCCGGTTCGCCCGGGCGGGGCGCGCCGCCGGAGCCGGACGCCACGGCATACGCAAGGGGCGCCCGGTGGTGCCCCTGCCACCGCCCCTGAGCGGGTGGACATCATCGCGTGACGTCCCGCAGCCCCCGTCGGAGACCTTCAGGGACTGGTGGGCGAGGACCCGAGGAGGCCAGTCGTGA
- a CDS encoding LUD domain-containing protein: MSGARDVVLARLRGALGTQPPAPPVPRGYRRHGEHAAGSAELVSLLVDRLDDYRARVLRTGEDDAEIAAAIAEHLGAQGIDEVVAAPGVPGGWLHGIPGIRLDDGSATPHELDRVGAVVTGASVAIAETGTIVLDGSPACGRRALTLVPDTHVCVVSTSDVVQTVPEGLGRLDPTRPLTFISGPSATSDIELSRVEGVHGPRALVVVLAGPDRPGTRDGV, from the coding sequence GTGAGCGGCGCCCGCGACGTCGTGCTGGCCCGCCTGCGCGGCGCCCTGGGCACGCAGCCCCCTGCTCCCCCAGTTCCCCGGGGCTACCGCCGCCACGGCGAGCACGCCGCCGGCTCCGCCGAGCTGGTCAGCCTGCTGGTCGACCGCCTGGACGACTACCGGGCCCGCGTGCTCCGCACCGGCGAGGACGACGCCGAGATCGCGGCTGCCATCGCGGAACACCTTGGCGCACAAGGGATCGACGAGGTGGTCGCCGCCCCCGGCGTCCCCGGCGGCTGGCTGCACGGCATACCGGGGATCCGGCTGGACGACGGGAGTGCCACTCCCCACGAGCTGGACCGCGTCGGGGCCGTGGTGACCGGCGCCTCCGTGGCCATTGCCGAGACCGGCACGATCGTCCTCGACGGCAGTCCAGCCTGTGGCCGCCGCGCCCTGACCCTGGTCCCCGACACGCACGTGTGCGTCGTCTCGACCTCCGACGTCGTGCAGACGGTGCCCGAGGGCCTGGGGCGTCTCGACCCCACCCGACCCCTGACGTTCATCAGCGGCCCGTCGGCCACCAGCGACATCGAGCTGAGCCGGGTCGAGGGAGTGCACGGACCGCGGGCCCTCGTGGTCGTGCTCGCCGGGCCGGACCGGCCCGGGACCAGGGACGGCGTCTAG
- a CDS encoding ANTAR domain-containing protein gives MSVESTHGGVSATAPEVEDPTVEQAKGILAVMFAISPEEALLLMKAFAGREFPTLGELAHHVVAVATDVPPGGTDLARERLTLLLFAEGGADRDADGGAA, from the coding sequence GTGAGCGTCGAATCCACACACGGGGGCGTGTCGGCGACCGCGCCGGAGGTCGAGGACCCCACGGTCGAGCAGGCCAAGGGGATCCTGGCGGTCATGTTCGCGATCAGCCCCGAAGAGGCCCTGCTGCTCATGAAGGCCTTCGCGGGGCGCGAGTTCCCGACCCTCGGCGAGCTGGCCCACCACGTCGTGGCCGTCGCGACCGATGTTCCCCCGGGCGGCACCGACCTGGCCCGAGAGCGCCTGACGCTGTTGCTGTTCGCGGAGGGTGGCGCGGACCGGGACGCGGACGGCGGCGCGGCCTAG
- a CDS encoding ATP/GTP-binding protein has translation MDFAPSNRSSASTKIVVAGGFGVGKTTFVGAVSEIDPLRTEALVTNVSEGVDNIDKVQSKTSTTVAMDFGRITLSEDLVLYLFGTPGQRRFWFMWDDLVKGAIGAIVLVDTRRLDDSFAAVDYFEARQLPFIVAVNEFEDSQRFGLEDIREALAISPHVPMMTVDARERESAKQALVRITEFALLQLAAPAAR, from the coding sequence GTGGACTTCGCGCCCTCTAACCGCTCCAGCGCCTCGACGAAAATCGTCGTGGCCGGCGGGTTCGGCGTCGGTAAAACCACCTTCGTGGGTGCCGTCTCCGAGATCGACCCGCTGCGCACCGAGGCCCTCGTGACCAACGTGTCGGAGGGGGTCGACAACATCGACAAGGTGCAGTCCAAGACCTCCACCACCGTGGCGATGGACTTCGGCCGCATCACCCTCTCCGAGGACCTGGTGCTCTACCTGTTCGGCACCCCGGGCCAGCGCCGTTTCTGGTTCATGTGGGACGACCTGGTCAAGGGCGCCATCGGCGCGATCGTCCTGGTCGACACCCGACGCCTGGACGACAGCTTCGCCGCGGTCGACTACTTCGAGGCCCGCCAGCTGCCGTTCATCGTGGCGGTCAACGAGTTCGAGGACTCGCAGCGGTTCGGCCTGGAGGACATCCGGGAGGCGCTGGCCATCTCGCCGCACGTCCCGATGATGACGGTCGATGCCCGTGAGCGGGAGTCGGCCAAGCAGGCGCTCGTGCGCATCACCGAGTTCGCGCTGCTCCAGCTCGCGGCGCCGGCAGCTCGCTGA
- a CDS encoding DUF742 domain-containing protein has product MKPEDPTQPKGPNLVRPYFLTAGRTQAAVELPIEATLVLQPSAREKSWPAGDMGGRIIALCSSPQSVAEISAKLGVPLGVARVLIGDLVAADHLRTQATLTETSSNDERRDLIERTLSGLRAL; this is encoded by the coding sequence ATGAAGCCCGAGGACCCCACACAGCCCAAGGGCCCCAACCTGGTCAGGCCCTACTTCCTGACCGCTGGGCGCACCCAGGCAGCCGTCGAGCTGCCCATCGAGGCCACCCTCGTGCTCCAGCCGTCGGCGCGGGAGAAGTCCTGGCCCGCCGGCGACATGGGCGGCCGCATCATCGCCCTCTGCTCGAGCCCCCAGTCCGTCGCGGAGATCTCGGCCAAGCTCGGGGTCCCGCTCGGGGTCGCACGCGTGCTCATCGGCGACCTCGTCGCCGCGGATCACCTGCGGACCCAGGCCACCCTCACCGAAACCAGCTCCAACGACGAACGCCGTGACCTCATCGAAAGGACCCTCAGTGGACTTCGCGCCCTCTAA
- a CDS encoding roadblock/LC7 domain-containing protein, with amino-acid sequence MFPTETAAETQGQYDWLVSKFAAETPGVSHAILVSADGLPMAASEQLPADRAEQMAAVASGMASLSAGAARLFQGGTVLQSVIEMELGYLLLMSVGDGSHLAALTGTDSDIGQVGYEMAVLVDRVGRMIDASARSHMTG; translated from the coding sequence ATGTTCCCCACTGAGACCGCCGCCGAGACCCAGGGCCAGTACGACTGGCTGGTGTCGAAGTTCGCCGCTGAGACACCTGGTGTCTCGCACGCCATCCTGGTGTCGGCCGACGGCCTGCCGATGGCCGCCAGCGAGCAGCTGCCGGCCGACCGGGCCGAGCAGATGGCCGCCGTGGCCTCGGGCATGGCCAGCCTCTCCGCTGGCGCCGCCCGCCTGTTCCAGGGGGGCACGGTCCTGCAGTCCGTCATCGAGATGGAGCTCGGCTACCTGCTGCTCATGAGCGTGGGTGACGGCTCCCACCTCGCGGCACTCACGGGCACCGACTCCGACATCGGCCAGGTGGGCTACGAGATGGCGGTCCTCGTCGACCGTGTCGGGCGGATGATCGACGCCTCCGCCCGAAGCCACATGACGGGGTAG
- a CDS encoding sensor histidine kinase translates to MTQRQSAADQTPRVSWSFSQWPLRRKLAAALIAPVLLAFWLGGLRVKTELDQERTFARAADSTLLLRPVAEFNLAVQRLAASSAPGGQGLKASAGAYERAVKDVGRALDEASVSDGVRTKTEQALVLGKGVRQAAGQSGALSVAIDKSASTASIVSSIIGELGLNDVSSVKTLVALQDTVAAQRAMTGQQLNLANKDDASGAQNAIKLVGAEGSFVTRLKDEAANSNASDIRQLINENTARGVYLQKASMTPEELAVVAGAFERSNTAYGSLLNRQLSEFEAGLRAQASEHRTQALANIALIVLALLASLFLVLALLRSLLVPLRAVRHGALEIARHRLPDAVRRIRDGEEAPAFQPIPVHTKEEMGQLARAVDDLHQQALTLAGEQARLRVQVGHMFETLSRRSTSLIEQQLTLIERLESDEEDPQRLQSLFRLDHLAARMRRNSDSLLVLAGTTTRRGGARSISVADAVRAAVSEVEEYQRIDMHETADDHVLSSVGSDLIHMLAEIVDNALSYSPPTSRVSIRGARTSEGGVLIEIKDSGLGMPPNTLAGLNERLADGGDITTDTARRMGLFVVGSLAKRHGIGVRLRRNDDVGQSGITVSVHLPGVLLADRPAKTGAAPGAAAKVNGSAAPAAAPVQPNGAAAPASAPIQPGGSATSGSSPAAAGEATKGLNGLPVRKPMASGVNEHTGAGPTPPAAPPVAPAGDAPARTFKGLPSRRPGASNISEQTNPASLAPSGPPPTAPAAPAVPAAKAPSAPAAPSVPAAKAPSAPSAPPASEPPAAEQVSEEPKTTAGLPMRKPMATGITEHTGTPATRAEAAAEAAGDSKRGWLRLPSRKAGEESRAKGKEAAAAAAAAEAEDEHRMPANLTAWLDHRAKLAAARAEAETKTNDSEGSEGSEGSTDETSLQAADPAQPADAAPERPTAAPERPTAAPVSEPVPAPVAPSPATDGFSAAAAAMAPADQATTPFNAFGSPQPAAVAPAPAPQVAEPGQPTEPGATASSGLPRRQPGTSGIQPSSGSSHEDTPIFRAMGSPWLANSDGGQVDSSRSPAAPAGGPSAAAGLEATQPQATASGLPVRRPGVSGAPGTGEAAEGSQPPTRGGRDPESIRRSLSRHQTGVSSARSQTPLNGTPDREEADVPH, encoded by the coding sequence GTGACCCAAAGGCAGTCGGCCGCCGACCAGACCCCCCGGGTGTCGTGGTCGTTCTCCCAGTGGCCGCTGCGGCGGAAGCTGGCCGCCGCCCTGATCGCGCCCGTGCTGCTTGCCTTCTGGCTCGGTGGCCTGCGCGTCAAGACCGAGCTGGACCAGGAACGCACCTTCGCCCGGGCGGCCGACAGCACCCTCCTCCTGCGTCCCGTCGCCGAGTTCAACCTCGCCGTCCAGCGGCTCGCCGCGTCTTCCGCCCCGGGGGGACAGGGCCTCAAGGCTTCCGCAGGCGCCTACGAGCGGGCTGTGAAGGACGTCGGCCGGGCCCTCGACGAGGCGTCGGTCTCGGACGGCGTCCGCACCAAGACCGAGCAGGCGCTCGTCCTGGGCAAGGGCGTCCGTCAGGCTGCCGGCCAGAGCGGCGCGCTCTCCGTCGCGATCGACAAGTCGGCGAGCACCGCCAGCATCGTCTCGTCCATCATCGGCGAGCTCGGCCTCAACGACGTGTCCTCGGTCAAGACCCTGGTGGCGTTGCAGGACACCGTCGCCGCCCAGCGCGCAATGACCGGCCAGCAGCTGAACCTCGCCAACAAGGACGACGCCAGCGGCGCCCAGAACGCGATCAAGCTCGTCGGTGCCGAGGGCTCCTTCGTGACCCGCCTCAAGGACGAGGCGGCCAACAGCAACGCGTCCGACATACGCCAGCTCATCAACGAGAACACTGCTCGAGGTGTCTACCTCCAGAAGGCGTCGATGACGCCCGAGGAGCTCGCGGTCGTCGCGGGCGCCTTCGAGCGCAGCAACACGGCATACGGATCGCTGCTGAACCGTCAGCTCTCCGAGTTCGAGGCGGGGCTGCGGGCCCAGGCCAGCGAGCACCGCACCCAGGCGCTGGCCAACATCGCCCTGATCGTCCTGGCCCTGCTCGCCTCCCTGTTCCTCGTCCTGGCACTGCTCCGCTCGCTCCTCGTGCCGCTGCGTGCGGTGCGGCACGGCGCCCTCGAGATCGCCCGGCACCGGCTGCCGGACGCGGTGCGGCGCATCCGCGACGGCGAGGAGGCGCCCGCATTCCAGCCGATCCCGGTGCACACCAAGGAGGAGATGGGCCAGCTCGCGCGGGCCGTCGACGACCTCCACCAACAGGCGCTGACGCTGGCGGGCGAGCAGGCCCGCCTGCGCGTCCAGGTCGGCCACATGTTCGAGACCCTCTCGCGCCGCAGCACCTCGCTCATCGAGCAGCAGCTCACCCTCATCGAGCGCCTCGAGAGCGACGAGGAGGACCCGCAGCGCCTGCAGAGCCTGTTCCGCCTCGACCACCTCGCGGCTCGCATGCGGCGCAACAGCGACTCGCTGCTCGTGCTGGCCGGCACCACCACCCGCCGAGGTGGAGCCCGCTCGATCTCCGTCGCCGACGCCGTGCGCGCCGCGGTCTCTGAGGTGGAGGAGTACCAGCGCATCGACATGCACGAGACCGCGGACGACCACGTCCTGTCGTCCGTCGGCTCGGACCTGATCCACATGCTGGCCGAGATCGTCGACAACGCCCTCTCGTACTCGCCGCCGACGAGCCGCGTGAGCATCAGGGGCGCCCGGACCTCCGAGGGCGGGGTCCTCATCGAGATCAAGGACTCCGGCCTGGGGATGCCGCCGAACACGCTGGCCGGCCTCAACGAGCGACTGGCCGACGGCGGCGACATCACCACCGACACCGCCCGCCGCATGGGCCTGTTCGTGGTCGGAAGCCTGGCCAAGCGCCACGGCATCGGCGTGCGGCTGCGTCGCAACGACGACGTGGGCCAGAGCGGCATCACCGTGTCGGTCCACCTCCCGGGTGTGCTGCTGGCCGACCGCCCCGCGAAGACGGGGGCGGCCCCGGGGGCCGCCGCAAAGGTCAACGGATCGGCAGCTCCGGCCGCCGCTCCGGTGCAGCCGAACGGTGCCGCCGCGCCGGCCTCCGCGCCGATCCAGCCGGGCGGCTCCGCCACCAGCGGCTCGTCGCCCGCCGCCGCGGGGGAGGCGACGAAGGGCCTGAACGGCCTGCCCGTCCGCAAGCCCATGGCCAGTGGTGTCAACGAGCACACCGGCGCCGGTCCGACACCGCCTGCGGCACCGCCCGTGGCACCGGCCGGGGACGCTCCGGCGCGCACGTTCAAGGGCCTGCCCTCGCGCCGCCCCGGCGCCTCGAACATCAGCGAGCAGACCAACCCCGCCTCCCTCGCCCCCTCGGGTCCGCCGCCGACGGCTCCGGCTGCCCCGGCGGTGCCTGCCGCCAAGGCACCCTCGGCTCCTGCTGCCCCGTCCGTCCCCGCCGCCAAGGCACCTTCGGCTCCGTCCGCACCGCCTGCGAGCGAGCCGCCCGCCGCGGAGCAGGTGAGCGAGGAGCCGAAGACCACCGCCGGCCTGCCGATGCGCAAGCCGATGGCAACCGGCATCACCGAGCACACCGGTACCCCGGCCACCCGCGCCGAGGCCGCCGCCGAGGCCGCTGGCGACAGCAAGCGGGGCTGGCTGCGCCTGCCGTCCCGCAAGGCGGGCGAGGAGTCCCGTGCCAAGGGCAAGGAGGCCGCGGCCGCAGCCGCGGCTGCCGAGGCCGAGGACGAGCACCGGATGCCGGCCAACCTCACGGCCTGGCTGGACCACCGTGCCAAGCTCGCCGCTGCCCGCGCGGAGGCCGAGACGAAGACGAACGACTCCGAGGGCTCTGAGGGCTCCGAGGGCTCGACGGACGAGACCTCGCTGCAGGCGGCCGACCCGGCCCAGCCCGCAGACGCCGCCCCGGAGCGCCCGACCGCCGCCCCGGAGCGCCCGACCGCCGCCCCGGTCAGCGAGCCGGTCCCGGCCCCTGTCGCCCCGAGCCCGGCGACCGACGGGTTCAGCGCCGCAGCCGCGGCCATGGCCCCGGCCGACCAGGCGACGACACCCTTCAACGCCTTCGGTTCGCCGCAGCCCGCCGCCGTTGCGCCGGCGCCCGCGCCGCAGGTGGCCGAGCCGGGGCAGCCGACCGAGCCTGGGGCCACCGCCTCGAGCGGCCTGCCGCGACGCCAGCCCGGCACCTCCGGCATCCAGCCCTCGTCCGGCTCGTCCCACGAGGACACGCCCATCTTCCGGGCCATGGGGTCCCCCTGGCTTGCCAACTCCGATGGAGGACAAGTGGATTCGTCCCGGTCGCCCGCTGCGCCTGCCGGCGGTCCGTCGGCAGCGGCAGGTCTCGAGGCCACCCAGCCCCAGGCCACCGCCTCAGGGCTGCCCGTGCGGCGCCCGGGGGTCAGCGGTGCACCCGGAACCGGCGAGGCGGCAGAGGGCTCGCAGCCCCCCACCCGTGGCGGCCGCGACCCCGAGTCGATCCGCCGCAGCCTCAGCCGCCACCAGACGGGTGTGAGCTCGGCTCGCTCCCAGACCCCCCTGAACGGAACCCCCGACCGAGAGGAAGCCGATGTTCCCCACTGA
- a CDS encoding DUF2795 domain-containing protein — MTATLPAPPSTRPWASSGPDWTQQLAALLRPATFPARQDELLATLLRRRAPGHLLWRLAPLPRTRRFGSLEEVLAYLDEHVPTVSVAEPL, encoded by the coding sequence ATGACAGCCACGCTGCCGGCCCCGCCCTCGACTCGTCCGTGGGCGTCGAGCGGGCCGGACTGGACCCAGCAACTGGCCGCCCTGCTCCGTCCCGCCACCTTTCCGGCGCGCCAGGACGAGCTGCTGGCGACACTCCTGCGGCGCCGGGCACCGGGCCACCTGCTCTGGCGTCTCGCCCCGCTGCCGCGCACGCGGCGGTTCGGCTCGCTCGAGGAGGTCCTCGCCTACCTCGATGAGCACGTGCCCACGGTCAGCGTGGCCGAGCCGCTCTGA
- a CDS encoding sigma-70 family RNA polymerase sigma factor, producing the protein MPPGTTQLQETSELAPAQDGHEGIEVLLSRLRSCPDPARRAELEEAVVLASLPLAEAVARRYTGRGLEHEDLLQVARLALVKAVRGYRAGAGCGFAAYAVPTMAGEVKRHFRDCGWCVRPPRRLQESRARLQEQEERLVHELHRMPTRSDLAAALRLTRAEVVEAQLCAAAYRAVSLEHPSAGRCGTEAAEGACDEYTALEMRDSLRVALATLSPRDRLLIRLRFVDGLTQAEVGRALGVSQMQVSRLLSRVLRRLRSQLLDEPVSLTLVKPRQSGSATLTVGTCSSR; encoded by the coding sequence ATGCCGCCAGGAACCACCCAGCTGCAGGAGACCAGCGAGCTCGCGCCCGCCCAGGACGGACACGAGGGCATCGAGGTGCTGCTCAGCCGGCTCCGTTCCTGCCCTGACCCGGCGCGCCGGGCGGAGCTGGAGGAGGCCGTGGTCCTCGCGAGCCTGCCCCTGGCCGAGGCCGTCGCCCGCCGCTACACAGGCCGAGGCCTGGAGCACGAGGACCTGCTGCAGGTGGCCCGGCTGGCGCTGGTGAAGGCCGTTCGTGGCTACCGCGCCGGGGCGGGCTGCGGGTTCGCGGCCTACGCCGTGCCCACCATGGCCGGTGAGGTCAAGCGGCACTTCCGCGACTGCGGCTGGTGCGTGCGCCCGCCGCGGCGGCTGCAGGAGTCGAGGGCCAGGCTGCAGGAGCAGGAGGAGCGCCTGGTGCACGAGCTGCACCGCATGCCCACCCGCAGCGACCTGGCCGCGGCCCTGCGGTTGACTCGGGCCGAGGTCGTCGAGGCGCAGCTCTGCGCGGCCGCCTACCGGGCCGTCTCGCTCGAGCACCCCTCGGCAGGTCGTTGCGGGACGGAGGCCGCCGAGGGGGCGTGCGACGAGTACACCGCGCTGGAGATGCGCGACTCGCTGCGGGTGGCCCTGGCGACGTTGAGTCCCCGCGACCGCCTGCTCATCCGGCTGCGGTTCGTCGACGGGCTCACCCAGGCCGAGGTGGGGCGCGCCCTCGGGGTGAGCCAGATGCAGGTCTCGCGCCTGCTCTCCCGCGTGCTGCGCCGGCTGCGCTCACAGCTCCTTGACGAGCCGGTGAGCCTGACCCTCGTCAAGCCCCGTCAGAGCGGCTCGGCCACGCTGACCGTGGGCACGTGCTCATCGAGGTAG